From one Aerosakkonema funiforme FACHB-1375 genomic stretch:
- a CDS encoding DUF6888 family protein, with protein MPTAAQLESLYRVGYHLTYFMLQPIHLICVDNRTGNVYILAGYNEELEFQILPDGELSDEPN; from the coding sequence ATGCCTACAGCTGCTCAACTAGAGAGTTTATATCGCGTTGGTTATCATCTGACATATTTTATGCTTCAGCCTATACATCTTATCTGCGTTGATAACCGAACTGGCAATGTTTATATTTTAGCTGGTTACAATGAAGAGTTAGAGTTCCAAATTTTACCTGACGGAGAGTTGTCTGATGAGCCGAATTAA
- a CDS encoding type II toxin-antitoxin system RelE family toxin, which translates to MEVKYRQNFLKDLKKLKSSTSYQRIYELAFATLETIKTLEEVLDIKAMQGYAGRYRIRIGDYRIGIEVNEDVIEVMRVLHRR; encoded by the coding sequence TTGGAAGTTAAATACCGTCAAAATTTTCTAAAAGACTTAAAGAAACTGAAGAGTTCGACATCATACCAACGTATCTACGAGCTTGCTTTTGCAACTTTAGAAACAATCAAAACATTGGAGGAAGTTCTCGATATTAAAGCCATGCAAGGTTACGCGGGTCGCTATCGTATCCGCATCGGCGATTATCGTATTGGAATAGAAGTTAATGAAGATGTTATAGAAGTGATGCGTGTTTTACATCGCCGGTAA
- a CDS encoding NB-ARC domain-containing protein, whose amino-acid sequence MNLKEMLNLADKIVFEKTGQHLDDLQEAVLRGTIERETYKQIATDFDCSESSVRKVGAELWEILSEQLGEDVSKSNVCSVIHRFKGSNVSNFAQEGVTIANFNICGEARHPPDIPNSHRPNEETVNSKQTETSHQDLSEMPELGAFYDRTPELDTLKTWILQQRSRLIALTGISGIGKTALAAQLVQQIKHEFEYVIWCSLDESYTLDELQHKLIQFFLETANLESPATNQKPLPLIKYLQKYRCLVVLDDIHNFFISGELAGKYKPGYEEYRLFFKQIETLYHQSCFLLIGWEEPREVPQKESQNTPIRSLQITGLDTAAGWEILRDKGLAEIDNYSALIHRYQGNPLWLKSVATLIKELGGCVTELLLDDTILLPEDLKDVLEEQFDRLSEIEKQVMSLLAKENGSVNLGKLLENGRIPPSDLLNALQSLSRRCLIEQQASFYTLLPVLREYIKGFLERTK is encoded by the coding sequence ATGAATCTTAAAGAAATGTTAAACCTCGCAGATAAAATAGTCTTCGAGAAAACTGGTCAACATCTTGACGATTTACAAGAAGCGGTACTGCGAGGAACTATAGAACGCGAAACATATAAGCAAATAGCTACGGATTTTGATTGTTCGGAAAGTAGTGTGAGGAAAGTGGGTGCGGAATTATGGGAAATACTTTCAGAACAGTTGGGGGAAGATGTCAGTAAATCGAATGTTTGTTCAGTAATCCACAGATTCAAAGGTTCTAATGTTTCAAATTTTGCACAAGAGGGTGTAACGATCGCTAATTTTAACATCTGTGGAGAAGCTAGACATCCGCCGGATATACCAAATTCACATCGACCTAATGAAGAAACTGTTAACTCAAAACAAACTGAAACATCGCATCAAGATTTAAGCGAAATGCCAGAGTTGGGTGCTTTTTACGATCGCACTCCCGAACTCGACACTCTCAAAACGTGGATTTTACAGCAACGCAGTCGCTTAATCGCACTTACGGGTATCAGCGGAATTGGCAAAACCGCATTAGCAGCGCAACTCGTACAACAAATTAAACATGAATTTGAATATGTAATTTGGTGCAGTCTAGACGAATCCTACACCCTAGACGAATTGCAACATAAACTAATCCAGTTTTTCCTAGAGACAGCAAATCTTGAATCACCTGCAACTAATCAAAAACCTTTACCTCTGATTAAATATTTACAAAAATATCGCTGCTTAGTCGTATTAGATGACATTCACAACTTCTTCATTAGCGGCGAATTGGCAGGAAAATATAAACCTGGATACGAAGAATATCGCTTGTTTTTCAAACAGATAGAAACATTATACCATCAAAGTTGCTTTCTGCTAATCGGTTGGGAAGAACCGAGAGAAGTTCCTCAGAAAGAAAGCCAAAATACTCCCATTCGTAGCTTACAAATCACTGGTTTGGACACCGCTGCTGGATGGGAAATTCTCAGAGATAAAGGGTTAGCAGAAATCGACAATTACTCAGCACTCATTCACCGCTACCAAGGCAATCCGTTGTGGTTAAAAAGCGTGGCGACTCTGATTAAAGAGTTGGGAGGATGCGTGACAGAGTTATTACTAGATGATACTATATTGTTACCGGAAGATTTGAAAGATGTTTTAGAGGAGCAGTTCGATCGCCTATCCGAAATAGAAAAACAAGTTATGTCTTTGTTAGCGAAAGAAAACGGATCGGTCAATCTGGGAAAATTGCTAGAGAATGGCAGAATTCCACCATCAGATTTACTCAACGCGCTGCAATCTCTATCGCGGCGCTGCTTAATAGAACAACAAGCAAGTTTTTATACTCTGTTACCTGTACTGAGGGAATATATCAAAGGGTTTTTGGAACGCACAAAATAA
- a CDS encoding prevent-host-death family protein: protein MTIKELLLQEIDSTPDELLIDLLGLVRSLKSSTHPQLNIYEQLLERIDYLEAIIGIRKGLESFDRGEGIPADRAMSALQQQFNIPPRL from the coding sequence ATGACCATCAAAGAACTACTCCTCCAAGAAATCGATAGCACCCCTGACGAACTGCTCATCGACCTTCTGGGCTTGGTGCGAAGTCTCAAATCCTCGACCCACCCCCAACTCAATATCTACGAACAACTGCTAGAGCGAATCGACTACCTCGAAGCGATCATCGGTATCCGCAAAGGACTTGAAAGCTTCGATCGAGGTGAAGGTATCCCAGCCGATCGAGCTATGTCAGCGCTACAGCAACAGTTCAACATTCCTCCCCGTCTATGA
- a CDS encoding right-handed parallel beta-helix repeat-containing protein, translated as MGFFTPTSRRSFIFGFLAFVASESIIAQMEETVVSTVEEFVAAIGPNRTIKLKPGTYSLSDLDPAASSRYAYFERAFDGNELIISGVQNLQIIGLGIKPPLLLTRPRYGDVLKFRECQNITIKNIEAGHGPEKGFCRGGVFTFIDSENIQVNSCILFGSGVLGIKAENVNGLICGNTVIKECTYHILSLFACQNVTFKECQFNNNKEYELVTVLNSGNVQFLQCGFRNNLIAVDYDFFFNVKESEPVKLQRCTIESNNVPYFAASPRLLDLIETDLDSNTFRKGSAYPPNS; from the coding sequence ATGGGATTTTTTACACCCACAAGCAGGCGCTCTTTTATTTTCGGTTTTCTCGCTTTTGTGGCATCGGAATCGATTATTGCACAGATGGAGGAAACTGTAGTAAGTACGGTTGAAGAATTCGTGGCGGCGATCGGCCCCAATCGTACTATCAAACTCAAACCCGGAACTTATTCTCTCTCTGACCTCGACCCGGCTGCTAGTAGCAGATACGCCTATTTTGAAAGGGCTTTTGATGGCAACGAGTTGATTATTTCTGGAGTACAAAATTTGCAAATCATCGGTTTGGGTATTAAACCGCCTCTCCTACTCACCCGTCCCCGTTATGGCGATGTTTTGAAGTTTCGAGAATGTCAAAATATTACTATTAAAAATATCGAAGCCGGACATGGCCCGGAAAAAGGTTTTTGCAGAGGCGGTGTCTTCACTTTCATTGATTCTGAAAATATTCAAGTGAATAGTTGCATTCTTTTCGGTAGCGGTGTTTTGGGGATAAAAGCCGAAAATGTTAATGGTTTAATCTGTGGTAATACGGTGATTAAGGAATGTACGTATCACATCCTCAGTTTGTTTGCTTGTCAAAATGTTACTTTTAAAGAATGCCAGTTTAATAATAATAAAGAATATGAATTGGTTACGGTACTTAATTCTGGGAACGTACAATTTTTACAATGCGGATTTCGCAATAATCTGATCGCTGTTGACTACGACTTTTTCTTCAATGTCAAAGAAAGCGAACCTGTGAAGCTGCAAAGATGTACGATTGAAAGTAACAATGTGCCATACTTCGCCGCGTCACCTCGCTTGCTGGATTTGATTGAAACTGACTTGGATAGCAATACTTTCCGCAAGGGATCGGCCTATCCACCCAACAGCTAG
- a CDS encoding antibiotic biosynthesis monooxygenase: MSEFQDFLKYKCAYVAIGEFKPGKFSEAEQLYEKAVSTYAQGFKGSYLLQEPGTDKGIAIILWESQEDMQANENEVNQAILHEMNHLFAKPPVTGCYEIVSEIHPHDRTGESS, from the coding sequence ATGTCAGAGTTTCAGGATTTTTTGAAATATAAATGTGCCTACGTCGCTATTGGTGAGTTCAAACCCGGTAAGTTTTCAGAGGCGGAACAACTCTATGAAAAGGCTGTATCGACCTACGCGCAAGGTTTCAAGGGTTCTTATTTATTGCAAGAACCGGGAACTGACAAAGGAATAGCGATTATTCTTTGGGAGAGTCAGGAAGATATGCAAGCTAATGAAAACGAGGTAAACCAGGCTATTTTGCATGAGATGAACCATTTATTTGCTAAACCACCGGTTACTGGTTGCTATGAAATTGTGAGCGAAATTCATCCGCACGATCGCACTGGTGAATCTTCTTAG
- a CDS encoding VWA domain-containing protein codes for MDAINQTVGGILQHLRSHNEPFVLHKGKQPEWNDEALHSSAYQHNAELYALMGVAKGVLPQGRDRILFQVLRTSRIGMTPEVRHTLDRITNLLLSVLHPDKVLTVFLALRRVRANHKHTAKAILNYILNHPDFEDMANCRRPTLEDCLSHAMGKNVARACAKMLANPALADQQYLRRHLLRFARDPEKVKTIFPGLYKQGTRQTGSGQYKLAHTQFLEKFDRQEERPKTITATNRGDISATLIHLYRGGISSELQQALERYVEDSAKKLPRFHGKLALVLDASASTKGYGDREYCCISQSVAFQLVLEKCCPNLQIFAVGNSGHIPIPEGNTDLALALLDALETQPDLVAIVSDGYENIYPGDLARLIATLPQLGIHTPVVFCHSKFTGSDDLTLRRPATNLPELEFWHQDDFEDLLISILSMTNQNQSEIGLREFLLKKLDLVIS; via the coding sequence ATGGATGCAATCAATCAAACAGTCGGCGGAATACTTCAACACCTGCGATCGCATAACGAACCCTTTGTCCTCCACAAAGGCAAACAGCCGGAATGGAACGACGAAGCTTTGCACAGCAGCGCATACCAACACAATGCAGAGCTTTACGCACTCATGGGAGTAGCCAAAGGAGTACTTCCGCAAGGACGCGATCGCATCTTATTCCAGGTATTGCGAACCTCTCGCATCGGAATGACTCCAGAAGTGCGTCACACACTCGATCGCATCACCAACTTGCTATTGAGCGTACTGCACCCAGACAAAGTACTAACAGTATTTTTAGCTCTGCGGCGAGTGCGAGCCAATCACAAACATACAGCCAAAGCCATCCTCAACTACATATTGAATCATCCTGATTTTGAGGATATGGCCAACTGCCGGCGACCCACATTAGAGGATTGTTTGTCACACGCAATGGGGAAAAACGTAGCCAGAGCTTGTGCCAAAATGCTCGCCAATCCTGCTCTTGCAGACCAACAGTATTTGCGCCGCCATTTGCTCAGATTTGCTCGCGATCCAGAAAAAGTAAAAACAATTTTTCCTGGATTGTACAAACAAGGTACGCGACAAACTGGCAGCGGTCAATACAAACTCGCCCATACCCAATTCCTAGAAAAATTCGATCGACAAGAAGAACGACCCAAAACTATTACAGCTACCAATCGCGGTGACATTTCCGCAACCTTGATTCACCTGTACCGAGGTGGCATATCTAGCGAATTGCAACAAGCTTTAGAGCGTTACGTGGAAGACAGCGCCAAAAAGCTACCGCGATTTCATGGCAAATTGGCCCTCGTACTCGATGCTTCTGCTTCCACAAAAGGGTATGGCGATCGCGAATATTGCTGCATTTCCCAATCAGTCGCATTCCAGCTTGTGCTAGAGAAATGCTGCCCAAATTTGCAAATTTTTGCCGTGGGAAATTCCGGACATATCCCCATACCAGAAGGCAACACCGATCTCGCGCTTGCCTTACTGGATGCCTTAGAAACGCAACCGGATTTAGTGGCGATCGTTTCTGACGGTTACGAAAATATTTACCCAGGCGATTTAGCCAGACTAATCGCCACATTACCTCAACTTGGTATTCACACACCTGTGGTTTTCTGCCACAGCAAATTTACCGGCAGCGACGATCTAACTTTACGGCGACCTGCCACTAATTTACCAGAATTGGAATTCTGGCATCAAGACGATTTTGAAGACTTATTGATATCCATCTTATCAATGACAAATCAAAATCAGAGCGAAATTGGATTGCGAGAGTTTCTGCTCAAAAAATTGGATTTAGTCATTAGTTAG
- a CDS encoding pentapeptide repeat-containing protein has protein sequence MANIEHLTLLKEGAVKWLKWRTSHQDTEPDLSEANLQGANLRGANLEKVNLRKADLGQALLITANLSNANISLANLQEALLNEANLTAANLTGTNLLKADLTEADFGYANLIGADLGEANLERADLGDANLVGTNLAAANLRGANLSNAKLSNAKLHQAYLIGAYLYKADLFKASLREAHLNGVYLFKANLSEADLEGADLRWTNLSKVNLAGANLSYANLRGANLNKAILKEVIFQKTIMPDGTISS, from the coding sequence ATGGCAAACATAGAGCATCTTACCCTACTTAAAGAAGGAGCGGTGAAATGGCTTAAGTGGAGAACTTCCCACCAGGATACAGAACCAGACCTCAGCGAAGCAAACCTCCAAGGCGCTAATCTCAGAGGCGCGAACTTGGAAAAAGTTAACCTGAGAAAAGCAGATCTCGGCCAAGCTTTACTGATTACCGCTAACCTCAGCAATGCTAACATCAGTCTTGCTAACCTTCAGGAAGCACTCCTCAACGAAGCTAACCTGACCGCAGCTAACTTGACCGGCACTAATCTATTGAAAGCTGACCTCACGGAAGCAGATTTCGGTTATGCTAACCTCATCGGTGCTGACCTGGGAGAAGCTAACCTGGAAAGAGCCGATCTGGGTGATGCTAACTTGGTGGGAACTAACCTCGCAGCAGCTAACCTCAGAGGCGCTAACCTCAGCAATGCTAAACTCAGCAATGCTAAGTTGCACCAAGCTTACCTAATTGGAGCTTACCTTTATAAAGCTGACCTTTTTAAAGCTAGTCTCAGAGAAGCTCATCTCAATGGAGTATACTTATTTAAGGCTAACCTGAGCGAGGCTGACTTGGAAGGAGCAGATCTGAGATGGACTAACCTCAGCAAAGTTAATCTCGCAGGTGCTAACCTCAGTTATGCGAATCTCAGAGGCGCTAACCTCAATAAAGCTATCCTCAAAGAAGTGATTTTCCAGAAAACAATTATGCCCGACGGCACAATTTCTAGTTGA
- a CDS encoding PIN domain-containing protein, which produces MKLLLDTQCWLWWFAQPERLNEDAIAHIADETNELWFSVASIWEIGIKVSIGKLPLPEPIDSYISTRMVQLGARYLEITAPHALQAAALPLHHRDPFDRMLIAQAQIEGMMLVSADPIFKEYSDLSLLWAAN; this is translated from the coding sequence GTGAAACTTTTGCTGGATACGCAGTGTTGGTTGTGGTGGTTTGCTCAACCAGAGAGATTGAATGAAGACGCGATCGCACACATTGCCGATGAAACCAACGAATTGTGGTTTTCTGTTGCTAGTATCTGGGAAATTGGAATAAAAGTTTCGATCGGAAAGTTGCCATTACCAGAACCAATAGATAGTTATATTTCGACGCGCATGGTGCAGTTAGGTGCGCGATATCTGGAAATTACAGCACCTCATGCCTTGCAAGCGGCTGCGTTACCATTGCATCATCGAGATCCTTTCGATAGAATGTTGATTGCCCAAGCTCAAATTGAGGGTATGATGCTTGTGAGTGCCGATCCAATTTTCAAAGAATACAGCGATTTATCGCTTCTTTGGGCAGCCAATTAG
- a CDS encoding ARPP-1 family domain-containing protein translates to MLCQELILSTFDFSPYQLGIPQQSGLMTVVPIFGADNKGKYTGPLTGLKLNRVTGYGSVELTNPADSGIAIVPLHIGYIQDGAQNHALCRSAFIAGGQKLMFEDACCVQQSQGGYLEGREQWFFILPVQLRLQALQLRGQKSYSKLWNAISHLNQQFNLPNRGHLEQIITRQRAFLTQYQSRFELLENQTGALFFLGDKLAGIEIAPTAAYFQEMWMPLVCFCYGTAAMYFEQKAGIVAEQQPAPFAASNLRELRFQLQQSRQKLQEQVLSQLAATPAEKFNVQEEERFCELRLQTAIGNNFAGQFVEDSGQLVYASLFAKPEYILSKNLTPLAAA, encoded by the coding sequence ATGCTTTGCCAAGAATTAATTCTCAGCACATTTGACTTTTCCCCATATCAATTGGGGATACCCCAGCAATCCGGATTGATGACCGTCGTGCCAATCTTCGGCGCGGATAATAAAGGTAAATATACAGGCCCTCTGACCGGTTTAAAACTCAATCGAGTCACCGGATACGGTAGTGTAGAATTGACAAATCCCGCCGATAGCGGTATAGCTATTGTACCTCTGCATATCGGTTATATTCAAGACGGAGCGCAAAATCACGCCTTGTGTCGATCGGCTTTTATTGCAGGCGGCCAAAAGCTGATGTTTGAAGATGCTTGTTGCGTTCAACAATCTCAAGGCGGCTATTTGGAAGGTCGCGAACAATGGTTTTTCATCTTACCCGTGCAACTGCGTTTGCAAGCGCTGCAACTGCGAGGTCAGAAGAGTTACAGCAAACTTTGGAATGCCATCAGTCACCTGAATCAACAATTTAACCTGCCCAACAGAGGCCATTTGGAGCAAATCATCACCCGCCAGCGAGCATTTTTGACTCAATATCAAAGTCGATTTGAATTGTTAGAAAATCAAACAGGGGCGCTGTTTTTCCTGGGCGATAAGTTAGCTGGGATAGAAATAGCACCAACTGCGGCTTATTTCCAAGAAATGTGGATGCCTTTGGTTTGTTTCTGCTACGGTACAGCGGCGATGTATTTCGAGCAAAAAGCTGGCATTGTGGCAGAACAACAACCCGCACCTTTTGCTGCTAGCAATCTGCGGGAACTGCGCTTTCAGTTACAGCAAAGCCGTCAAAAATTGCAAGAGCAAGTGCTATCCCAATTAGCCGCAACACCCGCAGAAAAATTCAACGTTCAGGAAGAAGAACGGTTCTGCGAATTGCGTTTGCAAACTGCGATCGGCAATAATTTTGCAGGTCAATTTGTCGAAGATAGCGGACAACTGGTGTACGCTTCCCTGTTTGCCAAACCAGAATATATTTTGTCGAAAAACTTGACACCCTTGGCAGCAGCGTAG
- a CDS encoding DUF6887 family protein: MSRINYDAMSDAELKQYFLKHRGDRTAFEAYLDRLNRRPRRIIASLSDPDFDDKVQAAIRQKLEASGNSSAQQSNTLRFPTD; encoded by the coding sequence ATGAGCCGAATTAACTATGATGCAATGTCTGATGCTGAACTAAAGCAGTATTTTCTCAAGCATCGCGGCGATCGCACTGCTTTTGAGGCATACTTAGATAGACTCAATCGGCGTCCGCGCAGAATTATTGCTAGTCTGAGCGATCCTGATTTTGATGATAAAGTTCAAGCAGCAATCCGCCAAAAGCTAGAAGCATCTGGGAATAGTAGCGCTCAACAGTCTAACACCTTAAGGTTTCCAACCGACTAA
- a CDS encoding CoA-acylating methylmalonate-semialdehyde dehydrogenase yields the protein MLKNYINGEWCTSSATNYLDVINPATAEVLGTVPLSPGTEVDRAAIAAADAFTTWRRIPPTERVQYLFKLKNLLEEHFDELARTITLECGKTLAESKGEMRRAIENVEVACGIPILMQGDYLEDVARGIDEFTIRQPVGVTAIIAPFNFPGMIPFWFMPYALACGNTTIIKPSEKVPLTMQKIFYLLEQTGLPKGVINLVNGAKEVVDAILDHPIIRAISFVGSTPIAKYVYSRAAANGKRAQCQGGAKNPIIVLPDADLETTIKITADSAFGCAGQRCLAASLAVTVGEARETFTEAISEVAQTRIVGYGLDEKVHMGPVITRESQTRIEGLIQKGIDEGATVLVDGRHPNISGYEQGNFIKPTILQNVNPKSEIARTEIFGPVLGLIHLNTIDDAIALVNSSEWGNMACLFTTSGAAARKFRYEADAGNIGINIGVAAPMAFFPFSGWKASFFGDLHGQGRHAVEFFTQTKVVVERWPKDWSRQF from the coding sequence GTGTTAAAAAACTATATAAATGGTGAATGGTGTACATCCAGCGCCACAAACTACCTGGATGTGATTAACCCCGCCACTGCTGAGGTGCTGGGTACTGTACCATTATCGCCTGGAACGGAAGTCGATCGCGCAGCAATAGCAGCAGCAGATGCCTTTACCACTTGGCGACGAATTCCGCCAACAGAAAGGGTGCAATACTTGTTCAAACTCAAAAACCTCCTCGAAGAGCATTTTGATGAACTTGCGCGTACAATTACCCTCGAATGCGGCAAAACTTTAGCTGAATCAAAAGGTGAAATGCGACGTGCGATCGAAAATGTAGAAGTCGCCTGCGGAATTCCCATTTTAATGCAAGGAGACTACCTGGAAGATGTAGCGCGTGGCATTGATGAATTTACCATCCGTCAACCAGTTGGAGTAACTGCTATTATTGCACCTTTCAACTTTCCCGGTATGATTCCTTTTTGGTTTATGCCTTATGCTTTAGCTTGCGGCAATACCACCATTATCAAACCTTCCGAAAAAGTGCCGCTGACCATGCAAAAAATCTTTTATTTATTAGAACAAACCGGACTGCCAAAAGGAGTAATTAATTTAGTCAACGGTGCCAAAGAAGTCGTCGATGCCATTTTAGATCATCCCATAATTCGCGCCATTAGCTTTGTCGGTTCCACACCAATAGCGAAGTACGTTTACAGTCGCGCCGCCGCCAACGGCAAACGCGCTCAATGTCAGGGAGGCGCGAAAAATCCGATTATTGTATTGCCAGATGCAGATTTAGAAACTACTATAAAAATTACTGCCGATAGTGCTTTTGGTTGTGCCGGACAACGCTGCCTCGCCGCTTCTTTGGCAGTCACGGTGGGAGAAGCACGGGAAACATTTACAGAAGCTATTTCTGAAGTTGCCCAAACGCGAATTGTCGGCTACGGTTTGGATGAAAAAGTGCATATGGGGCCAGTAATAACCCGCGAGAGTCAAACGCGAATTGAAGGATTAATTCAAAAAGGAATAGATGAAGGCGCAACGGTATTAGTAGATGGTCGTCATCCCAATATTTCCGGTTACGAACAAGGTAATTTTATTAAACCAACTATCTTGCAAAATGTCAATCCCAAAAGCGAAATTGCCCGCACAGAAATTTTCGGCCCAGTGTTGGGATTGATTCATTTAAATACAATTGATGATGCTATTGCTTTAGTAAATAGCAGCGAGTGGGGAAATATGGCTTGTTTGTTTACCACCAGCGGTGCAGCGGCGCGAAAATTCCGTTACGAAGCCGATGCCGGTAATATCGGAATTAATATAGGAGTAGCCGCGCCAATGGCATTCTTTCCCTTCAGCGGTTGGAAGGCAAGTTTCTTTGGAGATTTGCACGGACAAGGGCGTCATGCGGTGGAATTCTTCACACAAACTAAAGTAGTTGTAGAGCGATGGCCAAAAGATTGGTCGCGGCAATTTTAG
- a CDS encoding type II toxin-antitoxin system Phd/YefM family antitoxin, whose product METVNIHQAQTNLSRLLSRVELGEEIIISNRGIPIAKLIPFRTSSNRRASLGQDRGRFIVPEDFNDPLPKEILAAFEGNEE is encoded by the coding sequence ATGGAAACTGTAAATATCCATCAAGCTCAAACGAATCTGTCACGACTATTGTCCCGTGTGGAACTTGGAGAAGAAATCATTATTTCAAACCGAGGCATCCCGATCGCCAAGTTGATTCCGTTTCGTACTTCATCCAATCGACGAGCTAGTTTAGGGCAAGATCGAGGGAGGTTTATTGTGCCAGAGGACTTCAACGATCCGTTGCCAAAAGAGATTTTGGCAGCATTCGAGGGAAATGAAGAGTGA
- a CDS encoding type II toxin-antitoxin system RelE/ParE family toxin translates to MTYQVLIQPPAFAEIETAYRWMCDYLSADAANQWYYDLQDAIASLQQFPYRCSIAPEAAIIGREIRQLWVGKRRTYRIIFAVEGDTIAILHIRHRHQAPLDTDPPE, encoded by the coding sequence ATGACTTATCAAGTCCTCATCCAACCACCCGCCTTTGCAGAAATTGAAACCGCCTACCGTTGGATGTGCGATTATCTGAGTGCTGATGCGGCAAACCAGTGGTATTACGATCTGCAAGATGCAATCGCATCCCTGCAACAGTTTCCTTACCGTTGCTCAATTGCACCCGAAGCTGCCATCATTGGTCGGGAAATTCGACAACTATGGGTTGGTAAACGAAGAACCTATCGGATTATTTTTGCGGTCGAGGGCGATACGATCGCGATATTACACATTCGTCACCGCCATCAAGCCCCTCTAGATACCGATCCGCCAGAGTAA